The following are encoded together in the Neomonachus schauinslandi chromosome 15, ASM220157v2, whole genome shotgun sequence genome:
- the LOC110570473 gene encoding 60S ribosomal protein L37a-like, whose translation MAKHTKKVGIVGKYGTRYGASLRKMGKKIEISQPARYTCSFCGKTKMKRRAVGIWHCGSCMKTVAGGAWTYNTTSAVTVKSAIRRLKELKDQ comes from the coding sequence ATGGCTAAACACACCAAGAAGGTCGGAATCGTGGGTAAATATGGGACCCGTTATGGTGCCTCCCTTAGGAAAATGGGGAAGAAGATTGAAATAAGCCAGCCTGCCAGGTACACTTGCTCCTTCTGTGGCAAAACCAAGATGAAAAGACGAGCTGTGGGGATCTGGCATTGTGGCTCCTGCATGAAAACCGTCGCTGGTGGCGCCTGGACCTACAACACCACTTCTGCTGTCACAGTAAAGTCTGCCATCAGAAGACTGAAGGAGTTGAAAGACCAGTAG